A genomic window from Hyla sarda isolate aHylSar1 chromosome 10, aHylSar1.hap1, whole genome shotgun sequence includes:
- the C10H1orf174 gene encoding UPF0688 protein C1orf174 homolog isoform X2, whose translation MRATHGGSGALSNMLAEGVRSSDRQKTRSAVEKSSEDEAEICSSEKRRNTASTRKMSNRKISDQNSGLPGDGAKKGARRRCPKVTVRSRVTARPVSRPSDYASYQGLTDDSNDSTALYPDGRGVCADNSPFLDEDSNQPMPLGRFFENADLMQDFPPVATSCASMSRRELRNLHFRAKEEDEEEDEA comes from the exons TTAGCAGAGGGGGTGCGGAGCTCGGACCGCCAAAAGACTCGCTCAGCGGTGGAGAAATCCTCTGAGGATGAAGCTGAAATCTGCAGCTCGGAAAAGAGGAGAAACACG GCGTCAACCCGCAAAATGTCCAATAGAAAGATCAGTGACCAGAATAGCGGACTACCAGGTGATGGCGCCAAGAAAGGTGCAAGAAGGAGGTGCCCGAAGGTGACGGTCCGCTCCCGCGTCACTGCTCGCCCGGTGTCTAGACCCAGCGACTACGCTTCATATCAAGGGTTAACAGACGACAGCAATGACAGTACGGCGCTGTATCCAGACGGCCGCGGGGTCTGCGCAGACAACAGCCCCTTCTTGGATGAGGACAGTAACCAACCAATGCCACTCGGGAGATTCTTCGAAAATGCGGATCTGATGCAG GACTTTCCACCGGTTGCGACGTCCTGCGCGTCTATGAGCAGACGAGAGCTGAGGAACCTCCACTTCAGAGCgaaggaggaggatgaagaggaGGATGAAGCTTAA